DNA from Opitutus sp. ER46:
CGCTTGGGACGGGCGAGGGCGGTCCCGGCTACAGCTTTCCCGACGAGTTTCGCCCCGGCCTGCGCCACGACGCCGCGGGCGTGCTCTCGATGGCGAACGACGGACCTGACACCAACGGCTCGCAGTTCTTCATCACGCTGCGGGAGACCAACCGGCTCAACTACCTGCACTCCGTCTTTGGCCGCGTGGTGCGCGGGCTCGACGTCCTCCCGCAGATCAAGGCGGGCGACAAGATGACGGTGCGCATCCACCGCGTCGGCGCCGAGGCCGCCGCGTTCCGCGTGGACGACGCGTCCTTCGCCGCGTTGCGCGCCCGCACCCGCGCGTACACCGACCTGCCGGGCGCCGCACCCGAGCCCGGCCCCAGCGCGCATTTCGAGGACGCGGCGCATCTCCTGCCCGCCGAGCCTCCCCGCGCCCGTGCTTTCAACTTCAAGCTCGCCAACGTCGAGCGCGCCGCCGGGCTCCGGATCGTCGCGCGACTCTATGCCAAGTCGCCGTCGGCCGCGGACGACGCCCAGCCTGGCGCCTTCATGCAGAAACTCGCCGCCCAGTTCGGCACCCTGCGCCGCGGCGCGCTGGTCGTGTACTTCGCCGACGAAAAGGACTGGCGCGTGTGGGTCGGCGAGGAGAGCACCGCCGCCTTCCTCGGCCGCCCGCCCAGCGCCGCCGATCTCGCCGAGGGCGCGGCCTTCCACGACGCCAAGGAAGCCTTCCTCAAGGCCGCCTTCGCCACTG
Protein-coding regions in this window:
- a CDS encoding peptidylprolyl isomerase is translated as MRLLCLPLLAALLVADVNASPARATAPDTPPLAPGLYAEIGTPRGAIVCALFFREAPLTVANFVGLAEGTLGPAPRKPFFDGLTFHRVVPDFIIQGGDPLGTGEGGPGYSFPDEFRPGLRHDAAGVLSMANDGPDTNGSQFFITLRETNRLNYLHSVFGRVVRGLDVLPQIKAGDKMTVRIHRVGAEAAAFRVDDASFAALRARTRAYTDLPGAAPEPGPSAHFEDAAHLLPAEPPRARAFNFKLANVERAAGLRIVARLYAKSPSAADDAQPGAFMQKLAAQFGTLRRGALVVYFADEKDWRVWVGEESTAAFLGRPPSAADLAEGAAFHDAKEAFLKAAFATAATDLARQQKTSPKPLPPGQPLKLQTDALLDTLIQRLEPR